The following coding sequences lie in one Streptomyces sp. NBC_00510 genomic window:
- a CDS encoding DsbA family protein codes for MTETTTTPTPVDFWFDPACPWAWMTSRWMLEVEKVRPVEVRWHVMSLAVLNENRDELPEQYREFLTTAWGPVRVCIAAEQKYGSKVLGPLYTALGTRIHNQGLGHKDHDVIVAALEEAGLPADLADFARSDAYDAELRASHQEGISKVGQDVGTPVIAVPGADGEQIAFFGPVVTPAPKGEAAARLWDGTLLVASTPGFYEIKRTRDQGPVFD; via the coding sequence CACGACCACCCCCACCCCGGTGGACTTCTGGTTCGACCCCGCCTGCCCTTGGGCGTGGATGACCTCACGCTGGATGCTGGAGGTGGAGAAGGTGCGCCCCGTCGAGGTGCGCTGGCACGTGATGAGCCTCGCGGTGCTCAACGAGAACCGTGACGAGCTGCCCGAGCAGTACCGGGAGTTCCTGACCACGGCCTGGGGCCCGGTCCGCGTCTGCATCGCCGCCGAGCAGAAGTACGGCAGCAAGGTGCTCGGCCCCCTCTACACCGCCCTGGGCACCCGTATCCACAACCAGGGCCTCGGCCACAAGGACCACGACGTCATCGTCGCCGCCCTGGAGGAGGCGGGCCTGCCCGCCGACCTCGCCGACTTCGCCCGCAGCGACGCCTACGACGCGGAGCTGCGTGCCTCCCACCAGGAGGGCATCTCCAAGGTCGGCCAGGACGTCGGCACCCCGGTCATCGCGGTGCCCGGTGCCGACGGCGAGCAGATCGCCTTCTTCGGTCCGGTCGTCACGCCGGCGCCCAAGGGCGAGGCCGCGGCCCGCCTGTGGGACGGCACCCTGCTCGTCGCGTCGACCCCCGGCTTCTACGAGATCAAGCGGACCCGCGACCAGGGCCCGGTCTTCGACTGA
- a CDS encoding HAD family hydrolase — MDEARLTGQVLVFDADDTLWENNVVFERVIEDFLDWVDHPVLDRAQIRALLNEIEAANAVVHGYGSKVFLRSLGELLERLRERPVTQAELRRVDELAVAFVEHRVELMPGVASTLEELGTRHELLLLTKGDEEEQARKVAASGLADRFRGVHIVPEKAADTYRDLLAGYGYAPGRSWMIGNSPKSDILPAREAGMSAVFIPNENTWVLEQSELDTADGRVLRLTAFPELLRHF, encoded by the coding sequence ATGGACGAGGCACGGCTGACCGGACAGGTACTGGTCTTCGACGCGGACGACACGTTGTGGGAGAACAACGTGGTCTTCGAGCGGGTCATAGAGGACTTCCTGGACTGGGTGGACCATCCCGTCCTGGACCGCGCGCAGATCAGGGCGCTGCTCAACGAGATCGAGGCGGCGAACGCGGTCGTCCACGGCTACGGCAGCAAGGTCTTCCTGCGCAGCCTCGGCGAGCTCCTGGAGCGGCTGCGGGAGCGGCCCGTCACGCAGGCCGAGCTCCGGCGGGTGGACGAGCTGGCGGTGGCCTTCGTGGAGCACCGGGTGGAGCTGATGCCCGGTGTGGCGAGCACGCTGGAGGAGCTGGGCACCCGCCACGAGCTGCTGCTGCTCACCAAGGGCGACGAGGAGGAGCAGGCGCGCAAGGTGGCCGCCTCGGGGCTGGCGGACCGCTTCCGCGGGGTGCACATCGTGCCGGAGAAGGCCGCGGACACCTACCGCGACCTGCTGGCGGGGTACGGCTACGCGCCGGGCAGGAGCTGGATGATCGGGAACTCCCCGAAGTCGGACATCCTGCCCGCGCGCGAGGCGGGGATGAGCGCGGTGTTCATCCCCAACGAGAACACCTGGGTGCTGGAGCAGTCCGAGCTCGACACGGCCGACGGGCGGGTGCTGCGGCTGACGGCCTTCCCCGAACTGCTCCGGCACTTTTGA